The sequence CCGCAGCAACGCTGAACCTGTATGGCTTCGGTTTTGGTGAGGGAGAAGCCGCGCATCAGTGGGCACAAGCTCATAGTTGCGAAGAAAACGTTCGGTTTCATGGCCCGACCAACTTTAACGACCTGATGCAGGCTGTTAGCAAGCACGATTTGTTCCTGCATACAGCTCTGGAAGAATCCTGCCCAATGGTGTTGATCGAGGCCTCTGCTATGGGACTACCCATTGTGGCGGGCGATAAGAGCGGAGGCGTTCCGTGGCTTTTGTCCAACGAATCGGGTGTACTCACCGACATCACCTCACCGCAGGCGGTTTGTGAAGCCCTCGAACAACTGGCATCCGACGCTATATATTACCGTACTATGAGTCAGCGAGCCCGCCAGAACGCGCTTGATCGCTTCTCGCCGGGCACTGTTGTCGACCAATATCTGAACGCGTATGAACAACTCAGCCAATCCCAAAAAAGTACTGCACATTCTGTGTGAATTGCGTCACTCCGGGGCCGAGGTCATGATTCGTGATGCCAATGGTGTGTTCAATGAGCATAACCTGGAAACACATATCCTGGGCACCGGCCCCATACCGGGTGAGTTTGCCGATGAGCTGCAGGCACGAGGGTACACCATCCACCACATACCGTTTCAGCGAACGCTTGGTTACTTTAAAAAAGTTAACCAGTTCTTAAAAGAACATCGGTTTGACGTTGTGCACATACATCCTGAACAGGCCTTTGTGTACTATGCCTTTCTAACGTACCTGAATCGGGTGCCGCGTGTGGTTTCATCCATTCACAACGTCTTCGTGTACCACAAGGCGATGTTGGCCCGCCGAGTTGTACACACCTGGCTAACTGAAAAGGTATTTGGTGTACAACGTCTGGCTATTGGGGAGGCAGTTTTTAACAACGAACGTCGCTATACCAGCCAGCCTATCATCCTGCATAACTGGATCAACACAAACCTATTCGTTCCTATTTCGGAGACGGAAAAGAATCAACGACGCGCTGAACTTGGTCTGTCACCAACCGATTTCGTATTAATCATGGTGGGAGGCTGTTCAAAAGTGAAAAATCATCAGCGCGTTTTTGAACTGATGGCACAACTCCCGCCTGGTTACGAGCATGTGAAATGCCTGCACATTGGCACAGGTGAAGCCGAAGCTGCTGAAAAGGCTTGTTGCGAGACACACCAACTGAGAGACCGGGTTCAATTCCTAGGTACACGACAGGACGTTTATCGCTATATGCAGGTAGCTGATCTGCACGTATTGCCCTCGTTATACGAAGGAGTAGGCAATGTATATCTCGAAGCGTCTGCCTGTAAGCTATTGAGCTTGGTCAATGACGGGCCGGGTTTGCGTGAAGTGATCCAATTTGGAAAAGCAGGAGTCATTGCCGATGTCAGTACGGATCAATTCCGCCAAACGATTATTGACATCGTTGACAACCCAACGGCTTATCAGCACATAGCTGAAGCGGCCTACCAGCTTGTGATGAATCGCCATCGGCTGGATACGAATGCTCGCCAGTTGGTGGGACTATACCAAGTAGCTTAAAGGCATGCTAAACAACAGTATTGATGAACTTCGAAGCTATTTTCAAACGACTGCATTTGTACCTGTTCCTTTTTAGCGAGCTGGCACTTAGCAGCCCTTTGGCTGCACCACTACAGTCAAGCGTCCGCCGGATTGTCGTTATCGGAGGGGTAAGCTACGCCATCCTGTTTTTTCCCCGACTACCTCGGCATCTGCGGATAGGAACGGTACTGTACCTTGTACTCATTGCGCTACTGATGAGTACATCGTATTTCAAGTATGGGCAAGCAATAGGTTCATTGCAATATATGTCATTAAGTCTGTCGACGACAGTCGTTTATGGCGGATTTATGGGAGCTTGGTTCATGCGTGACATTAGTGTCAAAGAAATTGTCACGGTTACGCTGATCCTATTTGCCTTTAATCAACTGGCTTTGGGCCGTATTCTAACGCACCAGTTTAACTCGACAGACCGATCTACAAGCTCAGAAGAAACCTATTACTTAACGCTGGTTTTTTGCTTTTACCTGGTCAGTTTCTTACAAGATAACAAGGGAAAGAACATGAACATGGCTATTTTTTCCCTATTACTAATCATCGGTTTTTTCCACCGGACATTATGGATAACAACCGGTGTGGCTATAGTTATCATCATGCTGGTGATGCGTGGCGCTGTGCAAAAGCGGTTTATGCGCATAACAGTGTTAGCGTTGCCTTATTTGATTATAGGAGTTATCAGCGTAGCGCTCTTGGTGGCTGCCAAACCAGAGATTATGGACAGTTTGCTGGCTAGCGTGGATGATATTGAGAATTCGAATACGCAGGGGACATCTGGTTGGCGGTATAATCAACGAGAGTTATATCTAGAGCGCATTGTGCAACGCCCTTTCTTCGGTTGGATGTATGACGGCTATGATGATGGAGAGTTAACCGCCGTGCTAGAAGATATTCAAGATTGGATTGGCGTTAAAGGAACGTTTATTCATTCTGGCTATATCCACGTTTTGTATCACTATGGCATATTTGGTATTGTCCTTATTTATGGTCTACTCATAAATACTTTACTGTTTATGTGGCGACATTTCAGGCAAGATCCTGGTTATATTGCTCTGTTTGTCTTTCTATGTACAGGCTTTATTTTCAGTTGGTCATATCAACTTCCACTTTTCTATTGGGCACTCGTCGGCGTAGGCTCATATATGGCTTGTCTAGTACCTGTGGAGCATGTCGATGGACAGCTACGGCGTGTAGGAGTGCACGAATTAGAAGATGAAAACAGGCCTGTTTTGGCTAACTGATATGGTTATAGTGGCAGGAACGCATGGGCAGTTCTGTAATCAGCTGTTTCGGCTGGGGCATCATGTCGCCAACGCTATACAGCTTGGCTACGAGGTGAATTGTGCCGATTTTGAACACAAACATTTGTTCCCACATCTGATGCAACATCGCCTGGTCTCCGACAAACCCCTTTTGTCTGGATTTCAACAAAAGCTGCTAAAAGTGGGAACCCGCCGTCCGTTTCAGGGTACTATCCGGCGCCTCTTCGAGCAACAAGGCTACGCGGTGATCGATCGGGCGTATGAGTTCAACCATGCCGATCAACGCTTTCTGGAACAGGCTACACAACAGCGGGTTATTGTTACCCATTGGGACTTCCGGGATTATGAATCGTTCAACCAGCAATATGCTGCGTTGAAAAACATGTTTGCATTACCAGCGCAGGCGCAAAAGGAGGCGACTGAGTTAATAGAAAAGGCCCGTTGTCAAGGAAATATGGTAGTTGGTGTTCACTTACGTCGTGGCGACTATGCAGCGTGGAAAGGAGGCAAATACTATTACGATGATGACGCTTACGCCGGAATGATGGCGCATATAACTGACTTATTACCTGAAAAGAGGGTAACGTTTGTTTTGTGTTCTAACGAGCCAATAAGGCATGCGGCGTTTGCGAACTGGTCGACAGTGGTATCCGACAAGACATTCTTAGGCGATCTAGCCACACTTAGCCAATGTGATTTACTGTTTGGCCCTCCAAGTACCTTTTCTGGTTGGGCGTCCTTTATTGGGCAAGTACCTCATTATCATATGCATCAACCTAATGCTAAGCCTCGGTTTGACGAGTTTAAGGTAGCACGTGGTTAAATCACATTTACTATTCATGATTTACGTCATAATTCCCGTACATAATCGTAAGCATTACACACGTGAATGTTTACGCTGCTTGCATGAGCAAGTATATAAGGATATTCGTGTAATAGTTGTTGATGATGGGTCTACAGATGGAACCACAGAACTTATCAAAGAAGAATTTCCAGAAGTTACCGTATTACATGGTGATGGAAACCTCTGGTGGACGAAGGCAATCAATATGGGCGTTAGTTATGCAATAAAACAAAGCACAGATACGTCAACTGACGCAATTTTGACTCTAAATGATGACTTACTAATCAAGCCAGATTACATAGAGAAATTGGCGTCCTTTTTTATGCAGAATCAGCCTTGCCTAGTAGGTTCACCTGTGGTTGATGTTAAAAACCATAACTATCTAGAGTATGCGGGGACTACTTGTAACTACTATTCTGCAAAATGGAAAAGTAATGCTAAAATATTTCATAATAATTATGATGAATTGAAGTCTAAGTCATCACTGTTACCTAGTGATGATCTTTCTGGAAGAGGAACATTGATTCCCATGTCATTTTTCTGTCAACAAGGTTTGTATGATGAGCGGAATTTTCCACACTACATGGCCGATATAGAATTATCTGTTCGTGCTAGAAAGTCTGGTTATAATTTATTTGTTGTTACAGATAGTTTGGTTTATAATTACATGGATGCAACTCGCAATAAACGGCAATCTTGGGATGTTTTTATTAAAGGTTTCGTCTCTTTCAAGTCTCCAAATTATCTTCGAAGCCGTTACATTTTCGCGGTTCGGCATACACCACTCCGACAAGTGTTTTTTTTGCTAGATCTGAGTAGAATGATATTCGGATTTGTTAAGAATAAAAATGAAACGGCTACACTTTAGCTACCAATTTTTTGGAGAATCAAAGTTTAAAACAAGCTTGTGGAAAATAATCAGACTTTAAAATTAGATTACATTGATACCATTAGAGGTACGGCTATTTTAAGTGTTTTATGTGTTCATTGCTCTCAATATGGTGAAAGCTTAAACGGTTTGTTTGAAGTAATTGTCAGGCAAGGGGCAAAAGGTGTACAGTTGTTCTTTATTGCATCTGCATTTACACTTTTCTTGTCTATGTGGAGACGTAAGGGTAAAGAAGAAAAGATTTTACTTTATTTCTCCCGTCGGTTTTTTCGTATCGCTCCGATGTATTGGATAGCCCTTGTTTATTTTTCTATTCAGAATGATTATTGGAACAAGGATGATATATTTGGTTTTTTTGTGACAAACTTGACTTTTACTCACGGTTTTTTTCCTAAATATTTTAATTCTATAGTTCCAGGTGGGTGGTCAATCGCAGTAGAAATGACATTTTACTTGATGGTACCATTTCTTTTTTCTAGAATAAAGTCTTACAGGTCAGCTGTAATATTTACAGCTTTGGCATGCTCAATTCACATATTTACTATATGCATTATAAAAATCTTAGTCCCCTCTTTTGAAATTTATTCAGATTATGACTTTTATTTTAATCATTATATTATTAGTTCAATTCCGGTTTTTTCATTTGGTATCTGTTTTTTTTATATCATAAAAGAAAATATTTCCTTTGAAGGAATGACCACCTTATTTATTATATCGTTAATAGCTTCGGTAATATTGTTCATTCTGAAAGTCGATTATCTTTATATAATTATTAGTTTTGTTTTTGTCTTATTTTCTGTTTTATTAGCAAGGGGCTATGTGAGTTGTATGAAAAATGTGCTATTGATGTATATTGGCAAAGTAAGTTATAGCTTATATCTAGTTCATTTTGCTGTTTTGTTTTGGCTTGAAAAATTAGACTTAGTTGATTATGGATTTACTAAAAGTAACAAAATAGATTTTTTTGTTAGACTTGTTTTAGTTTTGTTGTTTTCTGTTCCTGTAGCTGCATTATTCTACAAATTTGTAGAAGTACCAGTTCAAAAGATAGGTAACAAAATGACAAAGCATTATTTTGATAAGAGACTAGATGGAAAGGTAATTAAGTCTAATGTTTGAGTTTTTAGTAAAAGTTTTACGATATGACAATTTAGAGATCAGCTATATTCTTGTCCTCTATTATTAATTTGTATAGCGACACTAGTTGATCCATAACTACCAAAGAAGTATATTTTTTCTCGAAACAAAGCCTTCCTTTCCTACCCCAATTTATTGATGTATTGGGAGTTTGGTAAACGTCTGTAAGTAACTTCGATAATGATTGGGGATCGCCAGTTTGAAAAAGTAGTCCGGTTTTGCCATCTTCTACGATCTGATTCAAGTTTCCTTGGTCAGAGCATATAACAGGCGTACCAGTTGCGAACGCCTCCAGAATAACGGTAGGTAACCCCTCATACCAGATAGAAGGCACAATAATGGCCCGGCATTGACGCATCCGTTCTATCACCTGCTCTCTCGGTAGGCTTCCTCGGTAATATACATGCCCCTGTTGAGCTGCAGCTTCTACAGCTGCCTGTAATGGGCCTTCGCCAATTATTTCGATAGGCAAGGCTACTTGTTTGGCTGCTTCAAGCAACACGTCAATTCCTTTCTCCTGCGACAAACGGCCCACGAAGAGAAAAAAATCACCGCGTTGATCGGGTGCCGTGTACCCTAGATCAGGTACGAAGTTTGGCTTCACAACAACCTGTTCAGGCCGCAGTTGCAGCGATGATTGCAACATTTTCTGGCGAGCAAAATCGGTTAGTGTAATGAACCGGTCGACGCGTTGCCATGTATGCGCCAGTTTGTGTAAGCTGGTAATGGCTGTAAGTTGGGCTGATTGTGCCTGCGAATCACGAAAACAGCCAAAGCGAATACCATCGAGTGGGACCGTTTTGGTCAGACAACGTTCGCAGGGGATTTCGCCCGGCCGCATGAGCAACCCGCTAGCACATACGAGCCGATAATTGTGCAACGTCATCACAACGGGTACGTTGCAGGCTTTAGCGGCATTGATAACGGCGGGCGAAGCTGTGTAAAACAGATTATGGATGTGAATAACGTCGGGCTTAAACCGAGCAATCGCTTCCTTGACTCGTTCTGCCGACGCCCGGTTATTGAGCGTTTGAAATGCTGCTATCAGCTTACCGCCGACTGACTTCCCAAACTGGTCATTATTAAAGATAACAGCGTCTACGTCGTGCCCCAACTCGCGTAGCTTCGCAAACTCCTGCTCGAAAATGGTATCCTCACCGCCTCGTAGTCGGTAGTAATTATGAATGAACAGGATACGCATTACTGAGGACGGGCAAAGATTTTCCGAAGTCGAATCCAGCCGCCGAAATTATTCGTCAGCCATTGGCCCTGATCAAGCGAAACAGTAGCTGCCAGTTCTGAACCACCTAGCCAGCGCAAGGGCACCGACGCTTCAGCCATACCCGAGAATTGAGCCAATGGCACTCTGGGATCGCGCAGAATAGGACGGCCAAAATGCTGACTAAAAGAGAAAAGAGCACGTACCTGAGCCCCCGAAGGCCACCCACCCAACAAACCGATATGGATGACCTGAGCGCGGTTGCTGCTTACCGTTAAGCGGCCGTATGCCGAACGGAGGTCACGTAGGTCTGGACGAGTGTCTTCACGTAACGTAATAAAGGGTGTCCCAATGATATGGCGTCGGTAAGCCCATCCGTCAGAATATTGGTAGTTGTTAAAATAATCGTCGGCTCCCGCAAACAGCCCGTTCTGATCGGTCGTAAAACCACTCTGGTTCATCGTAGACAACACTTCCGCTGTTACCTGTTGAAATCGGAAACCGCCCGTAACAGCGCCTGCGTTACGCCAACGTACCCCGTAAAGGCCGTCGGGCATGTTCTGAAAAGCAACGCCTGACTTATCTTCGTAGGGATGCTGGTAATACAAAAACCAATTGGACCGGTCGCCCAGAATTTCTACTGCGAAATCGATAGATCCCAAGTGGTTACCTACCCGGTTGAGCCGGTCAATTTCGACATAACTGGTTGAGTCTGCGATGGGTGTCTCGGATGCTGTAATAACGCGCAGATAGTCTTTAAACGTGTTGGGCAATTGACCATTGACTGACAACGTACCTACATTGCGCCGACCGGCCCACTGTGCGTTATGTACTACGCCCGCGTACAGATTGACTCGTCGTTTAAACAGGCTAACCCGCCCGTAGAGCGCTTTCTGATGGAGATAGGAGCCCTGCACCGAATCGGCTTTACCAAACCAGCCATGGGCATAAAAGGCGTTAATCGCTACAATGCCATTGGTGAAGCCGAGCGGCGCAAAACCGCGCGTACCAAGCTGAATCTTCGGAATGGGTAGCGCATTGCCCGACCAAGAGTAAGAACCCGACGTCAGCAGTGTGTCCATCAACCCGAATACTTCGCGTCGTCGTCCGCCATAAAGCTCGAATTGACCTAGCCGAAGACTGGCATATGCCTCAGGCAGTAGGATCCGAACCGCGTTTGGCTCAGCAGGCGTTGTGGCACTACTGATCAGCGCGCCTTCAATACCGACTTTCAGATGCACACGTCGTGGGTCGGTAGGATCACCTTTGAAAAAGGTCGTGCCCGCCCGGACAATACCTGCCGGATTATTGAGTGGCACAAGGCCATACTGACGGGTACGAAGCCAGAATGGCGTTTGACTGGCCGACGCGGCGAGCCCACCCACTTCGACAAACGAACGGGTACCCCGGCTGGTTGTATCAGGAATGGCTTGGGCTGCAGCAAGATGAGGCAAGCAGAGAGTAGCAAACCAAAGTGTAAATTTCTGCATATGAGACCGTTGAGTTGCGGCAAAGATACATGAAAACAAGGTCCTTTACCGCACGCCCGCCATTGTCTTCAGGCGGTTGTAGAGTCGTATGGTCAGACTAAACTGATGACGTACCTGCTGGGTGTAGTAAGGGCTCTCAAAGGCCTGTCCTGGCATTCGAAACTGACGTTGCTCACCTGTATCCAGTGTAGTTTTATACCGGTCGTATACGTTGGCATGCATACCATCGCCGCCACCGAAACCGATGTTAGTCGTTTTCGACACGGTTGGATAAACCGTCAAGCCCTGTTGTTTGTAAAGGGCGTAGCAAAGGCGGATATCCCAGGTGTCGATGTCGCCTTGTATGGTCCGGCGTAGCATACGTACCCGATCACTACCGTAATAGTTGAAGGCCCGCCTCGCCCCCGAGTCGGCCATAAACTGAGGAAAATCCATTACGTTCCAGTCGGCTTTGAACCAGCGATCGGCCCAGATACCCCAGCCCCAGGCGCAGGTACGTCCGAAAAAATACACGTCGTCTTGGTAATCAGCCGGTTTCCGAAACGGGAAGGTATAGCCACCTACTGAAAAAA comes from Fibrella aestuarina BUZ 2 and encodes:
- a CDS encoding glycosyltransferase family 4 protein, coding for MNNSANPKKVLHILCELRHSGAEVMIRDANGVFNEHNLETHILGTGPIPGEFADELQARGYTIHHIPFQRTLGYFKKVNQFLKEHRFDVVHIHPEQAFVYYAFLTYLNRVPRVVSSIHNVFVYHKAMLARRVVHTWLTEKVFGVQRLAIGEAVFNNERRYTSQPIILHNWINTNLFVPISETEKNQRRAELGLSPTDFVLIMVGGCSKVKNHQRVFELMAQLPPGYEHVKCLHIGTGEAEAAEKACCETHQLRDRVQFLGTRQDVYRYMQVADLHVLPSLYEGVGNVYLEASACKLLSLVNDGPGLREVIQFGKAGVIADVSTDQFRQTIIDIVDNPTAYQHIAEAAYQLVMNRHRLDTNARQLVGLYQVA
- a CDS encoding O-antigen ligase family protein, translated to MNFEAIFKRLHLYLFLFSELALSSPLAAPLQSSVRRIVVIGGVSYAILFFPRLPRHLRIGTVLYLVLIALLMSTSYFKYGQAIGSLQYMSLSLSTTVVYGGFMGAWFMRDISVKEIVTVTLILFAFNQLALGRILTHQFNSTDRSTSSEETYYLTLVFCFYLVSFLQDNKGKNMNMAIFSLLLIIGFFHRTLWITTGVAIVIIMLVMRGAVQKRFMRITVLALPYLIIGVISVALLVAAKPEIMDSLLASVDDIENSNTQGTSGWRYNQRELYLERIVQRPFFGWMYDGYDDGELTAVLEDIQDWIGVKGTFIHSGYIHVLYHYGIFGIVLIYGLLINTLLFMWRHFRQDPGYIALFVFLCTGFIFSWSYQLPLFYWALVGVGSYMACLVPVEHVDGQLRRVGVHELEDENRPVLAN
- a CDS encoding alpha-1,2-fucosyltransferase, which translates into the protein MKTGLFWLTDMVIVAGTHGQFCNQLFRLGHHVANAIQLGYEVNCADFEHKHLFPHLMQHRLVSDKPLLSGFQQKLLKVGTRRPFQGTIRRLFEQQGYAVIDRAYEFNHADQRFLEQATQQRVIVTHWDFRDYESFNQQYAALKNMFALPAQAQKEATELIEKARCQGNMVVGVHLRRGDYAAWKGGKYYYDDDAYAGMMAHITDLLPEKRVTFVLCSNEPIRHAAFANWSTVVSDKTFLGDLATLSQCDLLFGPPSTFSGWASFIGQVPHYHMHQPNAKPRFDEFKVARG
- a CDS encoding glycosyltransferase family 2 protein, with product MIYVIIPVHNRKHYTRECLRCLHEQVYKDIRVIVVDDGSTDGTTELIKEEFPEVTVLHGDGNLWWTKAINMGVSYAIKQSTDTSTDAILTLNDDLLIKPDYIEKLASFFMQNQPCLVGSPVVDVKNHNYLEYAGTTCNYYSAKWKSNAKIFHNNYDELKSKSSLLPSDDLSGRGTLIPMSFFCQQGLYDERNFPHYMADIELSVRARKSGYNLFVVTDSLVYNYMDATRNKRQSWDVFIKGFVSFKSPNYLRSRYIFAVRHTPLRQVFFLLDLSRMIFGFVKNKNETATL
- a CDS encoding acyltransferase family protein, which translates into the protein MENNQTLKLDYIDTIRGTAILSVLCVHCSQYGESLNGLFEVIVRQGAKGVQLFFIASAFTLFLSMWRRKGKEEKILLYFSRRFFRIAPMYWIALVYFSIQNDYWNKDDIFGFFVTNLTFTHGFFPKYFNSIVPGGWSIAVEMTFYLMVPFLFSRIKSYRSAVIFTALACSIHIFTICIIKILVPSFEIYSDYDFYFNHYIISSIPVFSFGICFFYIIKENISFEGMTTLFIISLIASVILFILKVDYLYIIISFVFVLFSVLLARGYVSCMKNVLLMYIGKVSYSLYLVHFAVLFWLEKLDLVDYGFTKSNKIDFFVRLVLVLLFSVPVAALFYKFVEVPVQKIGNKMTKHYFDKRLDGKVIKSNV
- a CDS encoding glycosyltransferase family 4 protein produces the protein MRILFIHNYYRLRGGEDTIFEQEFAKLRELGHDVDAVIFNNDQFGKSVGGKLIAAFQTLNNRASAERVKEAIARFKPDVIHIHNLFYTASPAVINAAKACNVPVVMTLHNYRLVCASGLLMRPGEIPCERCLTKTVPLDGIRFGCFRDSQAQSAQLTAITSLHKLAHTWQRVDRFITLTDFARQKMLQSSLQLRPEQVVVKPNFVPDLGYTAPDQRGDFFLFVGRLSQEKGIDVLLEAAKQVALPIEIIGEGPLQAAVEAAAQQGHVYYRGSLPREQVIERMRQCRAIIVPSIWYEGLPTVILEAFATGTPVICSDQGNLNQIVEDGKTGLLFQTGDPQSLSKLLTDVYQTPNTSINWGRKGRLCFEKKYTSLVVMDQLVSLYKLIIEDKNIADL
- a CDS encoding capsule assembly Wzi family protein; amino-acid sequence: MPHLAAAQAIPDTTSRGTRSFVEVGGLAASASQTPFWLRTRQYGLVPLNNPAGIVRAGTTFFKGDPTDPRRVHLKVGIEGALISSATTPAEPNAVRILLPEAYASLRLGQFELYGGRRREVFGLMDTLLTSGSYSWSGNALPIPKIQLGTRGFAPLGFTNGIVAINAFYAHGWFGKADSVQGSYLHQKALYGRVSLFKRRVNLYAGVVHNAQWAGRRNVGTLSVNGQLPNTFKDYLRVITASETPIADSTSYVEIDRLNRVGNHLGSIDFAVEILGDRSNWFLYYQHPYEDKSGVAFQNMPDGLYGVRWRNAGAVTGGFRFQQVTAEVLSTMNQSGFTTDQNGLFAGADDYFNNYQYSDGWAYRRHIIGTPFITLREDTRPDLRDLRSAYGRLTVSSNRAQVIHIGLLGGWPSGAQVRALFSFSQHFGRPILRDPRVPLAQFSGMAEASVPLRWLGGSELAATVSLDQGQWLTNNFGGWIRLRKIFARPQ